The DNA region TCACGTTTGTGCCATACAATTTGCATGATTTAAAGAATATTAGTACTCGTATTCGTTGATAActgtaatcataataaatataaacatatgtcacgtattttaaattttctatgaattactaatgtaatatatactttCGTAGGTATCTACTTATTCTATTGCTAGcaaatttatatgttatggTCACCATAAAATttgttgaaaattattttaaataataagtttatataactgagtttttttttgtattccaCTTGATTTAGCGTAGAATCCTTCTACATATGTTATAGTATAGCTCTCTTCTATACCCATATAGAATCGAATATTACTCTTTAGGATCCCTTATGCACCCTTCAGGTCTTGTGAAGTTAGGATTATAAATATCCTCACCATATTTGACATTATGAACAGTTCATAATGTACCTAAACCGTAAATTAACTATAGATTTCTCTCAATAATCgagaattgaaataaataatattaaatggttAAAGTTACGtctattatacaattatgtgTATATTATCACCATTTAAAATTACGACCGCCACGCTCAACACGTTACTACGCCATTATGAAATTcttgtgtttaaataaatatggtaaTAAACAGTTGTTTATtactaatacataatataagttagtattgtatatatttttcaggcACAAAAGAAATTCTGCACAGCGTGAATGGCAGACTTCGGCCTAAACAGTTAATTGCTATTATGGGGCCATCAGGCGCGGGAAAATCCACATTGTTAGATGTCCTCTCTGGATACAGAATATCTGGAGTTGGTggttctatatttattaatggaaGGGATAGAAATATGAGTAAGTTATGATGAATTatgcatattaataaatagttatgtattcatgtattttcAATTACACCTTTCTAGCACTACTTTTGTATAGAAGACTATTCAAACGCTTAGCATTTTCAGCATTTAACTTAGCGATGTATAAAatgaactaaattatatagaaaggttaaaaacaaagtttagcaaataaaagtaattgatATTAACTTACcttatcataaattaatttaatttgttgatatacatataaactTGAAACATAATgagaaattaagaaaatttaactaaaactgGGGTTAGACCCGGgttgttatatttaatctttTACGATGTATTCACTgtgcaattattatttgctcGTTTGATTCTACATTAGTATAAATTCCATAAGTCAAAAACGTTTTGGATTCGAACCTAAATATCGAATGTTGAATCGAATTGAGCAAAGAggctaaaatatttcttaaattatttcagaGCGCTTCAAAAAAATGTCATGTTATATCCAACAAGACGACCGATTGCAAGGATTACTTACGGTCAGCGAAAATATGGCGTTAGCTGCTGATCTGAAGCTTCCCACTAAACTAGACAAATACGAAAAAGGAGAAGTGGTAAATACGTAATTTCTGCCTAGTTTCTGCGATTTAGATAAAAAAGTACACTACCTTACGACAACtaagggtttttttttaatatagaaacttataaattttatttaattagtttattgataagttttaaaacaactgcatgttgttttaatacttttaagcttgtttaaaaaatacaataaattatgacgttaaattttatattaatcatattAGATCTTACAAAATACAAGAACCAGGAAAAATAATAGGCAAACAGCAAAAATATAATGCGCAAACTtatactaaaactaaatagaaacttaaaaacataaaattgtttattatattctaaatgaggtatataataaacaaaattacattttccaGACAAAATATTCAGCCTCGCCTAAAGGTTGAATATTTTGTCATGATTGTTCATAAAATTATGCAGAAATAGAGAGGAAAAAAACGGTGCATTTTGAAGCTATATATTTGTAGTTAGTATatgtaacattaattattactataatattatataaataataatcttaataacgAAAACTTGTTTGTAAGTAAGCACATTTTACAACGTAGCTATTAcagctaattttaaaaaaattgttaaaaaatttgcGATCTTGAAATTACGAGTTTGTTAGTATGTTTTATAAGTTTGGAATAATGGAATATTAACTGAATAATTCTAAACTCATCGAAATGGAATCCGCTTATAcgtatttgttatttgtatttttttagatagaAGACATTCTTACAAATCTCGGTCTGTATGAACACATGCATACCAGAGGCGCCCAGCTTTCCGGTGGTCAAAGAAAACGACTTTCGATTGCCCTAGAACTCATAAACAACCCTCTAGTCATGTTCCTGGATGAGCCTACAACGTAAGTATTCCTAATaggaattttacatttaattctgATTATCTGAGACCTTCTTACAATTTTGTCATTTTAcctataaaaaatctgttttaatggcacttataaaaaaaatcaaaatactttACACAGCTGGGGTTGTAACGCACTCAGAGTTGATAATTGCACGATAAGCATACGGCTACATATTATAATCTGTTTACCACCGACATGCAAGAACTAAAATAGTATCTTttattcttgttttttttttatgatttcctgtttgaattatttatcaagGAAACTAATGTTTTTCGTGTTtttgtactttaaaaaatattaattttataatacttgtaAACCATTAGGCATGAATAGAAAACGCTGTTGTTTTTgcgataattatttatcacctatttttatagtaacttaatactattACAATAGAACagttatctatataaaattaaactaaaaacataatataaacaaaacaaacaaaccaaaaaatgtaataggtatttgtaaatttcaaagtatatatttaaaaaaaaacctcaaAACGCCGAGACGAGAACGATATCTCTGACAATAATCAGGCGGCTATCAATATTACcttaaataatttcacaaaTCTATCAGAATCACGATTTATGCGTCTCGACGAAAATATTTAGtggaacttttttttattaactttaaacttAGTATTAGCagtacttaatataaataaaatatttttattgaaagcgCTAATCTTCGTCCTTTTGTGTTTCATAGTCCATAACGCCTTACGCAGGCTGTAGCTACATGGCCTTGTTAGTCATaagtaatgaataaaaaataaacctataTTTCAGGGGTTTAGACAGTTCATCCTGTACGCAAGTGGTGCAACTATGCCAGAGCCTTGCACACCAAGGCAGGACAATAGTTTGCACAGTCCATCAACCTTCAGCTTCACTGTTCGCTGTTTTTGATGCCGTGTATGTATTGGCATCAGGGCATTGTCTGTACCAGGGTACCACTAAGAATCTTGTACCGTATGTCGAAGAAGCCGGAATACCTTGCCCAATTTATCACAATCCAGCTGATTatggtaatttatatttacataattgtattaaacgCTAATTgattgtaatatttacataaggCAAGGTTTTGAGTGCTTCAtgaaatgtgtttttaatcaaatataaataaattgcattGCCCATTAATTCTGTGAATAACTAGcaaaaactttttaggtcaattgacctaaaaagtttttgCTAGACGCATTtctaacaggcaagtaggtgatcagctttctgtgtgacacacgccgtcgacttagTGGGTCTACGGCATACTTGTTTCATAACGACGATTTTCTTCGCCGTACtagcgatttaaaaaaaaataaaaaaaacaaatccaTTTGTGCACCGGCGGTGTTCAAAACTACAACAGgcatgagaatcgcacgctgaagtcactactGCTCAACGCAAATTTTAGCCTAAAACATCTTGGCCAGTAATTTAATCTAaggcaaatatttaaaataaaaaaggcttgCGTGTActagttaaattagataaagtttaacaaaaggcatttattatcatatacatgaatacaaataatacaattgtttcattttaccttattactactaagattattacagaatttcattaatagtAATAGATTGTTATTATcgttatcgttattaaaatttttgttattaatggcttcgaatctcttcgaatcaaacGTGGtaaggacaagaaaaatatggcgcgaAACTGCaaacggtaatttttttccatcaccgataaagaagtgtcagttcaaaaattattatgaaaactgTCCATTAACTGATTTATGGTACTTACTTACAGTTATAGAAATTGCATCCGGAGAGTACGGCGAGGATAAATTAGAACTTCTCACAACAAAGATAGATAATGGCAAAGCCCTTAACTGGTTTGATGGTCATGAGACTCTACCGACAATGGAGTCTCTAAGAAAACTATATCCATTAAGCGCTATGAAGGAATTAGATGAAAGCTCAGGTTCAGAAGAAACGTCACAAGCGAATCAAAGATCTGTACTTATTCGACGAGGGTTCTTGAAGGCGAAGCGAGATGCCGTAAGTAACAGACTTTTTACCTCTTGTGTATAGTTTTAACTAGTTTGTTATGAGTTTGATATAAGATTTCAAAGAACAAAATGCAAAGTTATTAAGCAACAATGCAATCTATTTTATTTCGGAGGTTGTCACCAAAACactctaatttttttttggtaaaaaattgtctttggtCATGTCACCGTCAGAATACACCTAGGATTTATAGAACTTTATCTTTAACACTTAAGTAAAGAATTAAAACGATTGAATAGTGATTTAAAGCCACATCGTCAGTCCCCTTTTGCTCTCAAACATAAACTTAGAACTCCTTGATCTTCTTCCCCGTTTTCCTATGAAACCTTTTATCATTCCCTTTCGAACAACTGTCCTAGGTTAAAACTCTTCTATACCTAGGACACTCAACTAATGTTTTTTCCTTAACATGACCTTACAAAATCTTGCGATAAGTTacgattattgttattattattatttctcgcTTTTTAAATCACATATTTATAGTTGTAAGACTTCTGTTAGCAATAGCTAACAAAGCATGATGTGTTTGCCTGTTTCATAGTGTACAAttagtttattgttatttttgtatgcatgTAGATGTgagtttttaatgtaaaaccCGTTGgcaaattttaactaaatatatttattaacaaagtatacaaaattttaaattttcatacacaaattttcttttattattatcaaacgAACGAAAAATCACAATGGTTTCCTTTACAATGAATACTGCGATATTAAGGAGAGATGTGTCCCTCCTTATTGTGTCCGCTTTACtagtaatttttcttttctaatcTGCAAATTCCCAAAACAGTTTTAAGTTGAAGGTAGGATATGTCTTACGAAAATTGAATTCATTGATCGATAATGGTTTAGGTATAGAGAAAATGTTTTACAGACTATGACCCACTTACGAATTATGGTCAACGTAGTGGTGGGTATCATGTTGGGGACGCTCTTTATCAACGCTGGCAATGAGGGCTCTCGAGTTCTGGATAACTACAATCTGCTTTTCGCTATTTTGATGCATCACATGATGTCACCAATGATGCTTACTATACTCACGTGTaagtaatttttcaattaattttggtTACTTGCTTAacttttaactattatttccACATTCATAAAGGATTTTATGTAAGCTTCAAACATATTTAacgttaattcaaattaataagtttatttattgttgttttttttttgttaaactacAAAATTTCGCGCCTTTTACAAACCTATAGCAATTGTTGTTATTTCccacaaataaaaatcatctGCGCAGAGTTTACtcaaataattcttaatatagTTTAGGTATAACTAAGAAAACGTATTAATTAATGGATGTGTTTCCGTCTTTTCTAGTCCCATCAGAGATGTCTATCTTACTTAAGGAACATTTTAATAGATGGTATTCTTTGGGGTCCTACTACGTATCAGTAACCATCGTGGACTTGCCAATATCGGTAAGAAGATTTTTTCGGCTGTCCTTGTAACACTTTTTTGGAGGACTATGCCCTAGTAGTATCAGCCTGCAACTCTTATCACTGAGGTATAGGTCTTATGACTTTTgtctatttgcgcatttaacatcgcTCGTAAAGAAGGAAATCATCGTGTGGTAACCGGCGTGCCAGACCCAAAAAACGAAGGCATAAGTCTGGCACAAAAGGCAAATCCccttttttattagaaaaagcaaataatcacgaatcagatacaaaaatttgaGGTTCAGACGTTACAAGTAGTTATGTTGGTTTTTCAATGTGTGAAAACGGGGCAGGTATTAGGCAGTATTCATATTGAAAGAACGAATGAtggaatgaatattttaacaaattcgtTCATTCAATTCGAAaagctaaaatatattgaattcgGAATTAATTTGACGTCATATATTTCCAGATATTTTCATGCGCAATATTCAGCGTGATCGTGTACATTATGTCGTCCCAGCCACTGGAAATAACACGATTCGCGATGTTCttcacaatatcgctacttaCAGTTCTAGTAGCACAGAGTTTCGGCCTCATGGTTGGCGCCGTCTTTAATGTTGTTGTAAGtactattttttactttatcacCATCTAGGGGTGAAGTTCAAATAAGAGTCTTAGGGCAAGATCTATAGAGCGCACTTAGGGCGAGATCTATAGAGTGCACTTACACTTTGCTCAGTCTAACTTTCGAGTTAGGTCACAGTCGGTACTTATAGAGCAAACTGCGAATCTCTCTGAGTGCGTGCTTAGCTTAATCTTAAACCCACGAAATCGACGACTTACCAAAAACTTTCACTATAAgcctaacaaaaataatggcCCAAAATTTACTTTACCATCATATCTTTTACTtgacttttaatttttgtcgtaacataaaattaacggTGATGCCATCTTATACTGGAGTTCCATACTTTGGGcaaaatagaattttaattcaaagaaATGATAAATGATCTTGATAAACCTATGAAatacttgaaataaaataattaaacattattatggtatttattatttataaaaataactggtGTGATCGTATCAGTCACCTAGCAGCACTGGCAGAATGTGTATAAATACTTAATCATAGTTTATGCTTACATATGCATAACTatgatttttatgaaaagtTTTTGGTAAGTCGTCGATTTCGTGGATTTGAGATTAAGCTAAGTTAACCCTCAGAGAGAGTTCTCAGAGAGCACGCAGTTTGCTCTATAAATACCGACTGTGACCTATACATTTTGCCCTTAGCCTGAAATAAAGGgggaaccttgcctaaagggactccttttaataatatattttaaggttgtctaaaataaaaatattttatctttattaatctatattaatCTGAAATAAGTCTATTTTACATATCTTGTAccattattacttatatattacatattactattatatatattatatattacttatataaccGGCTTTAAAACCGTTCTTAGTTTGAAATGTTGTTGTgataattatgattatgatgATCCATTTAAACTActacttatataattttgtaagcGTATGTCTGTCCACAAATTTCTCAGAAACATAAAGTAATTATCGGGATGTTGCTTAATTTCTATCAGCTATATTCAAggaaacattatttgtttctcGAATATTTGTTTAGTAGTTTTAAGTTATCCAATCATTTAACGTAAATAgaacctatttttttaatttatataggtTGATAggtattttttcaatttattaccTTAGAGAAGGTATATGAAggcaatttacataatatgatttaacacaattattatttttacgttaTAAATTTTCTCGAAAGCATTATCGAGGCATATTATAAATTCTCTTTacagaattaatttatcaatcgTACCCAagacataataatacattatttaaccaGGAggttatttgtatataacttGTATAAGAGCTGAATATGctgaatattttatcaatcCACAGAGAAGAGAGAGATTTTCTATAAGAAATTAACTGTTATCCAACGTAATTGAATTGGTTAATTCCAACAGTTTCAGTCACGTGACCTGTTAGAATGAACCAGATCGACGATGTTTATTGGAGTTTATACGCAATGtcagttaaatatatattttcagaacGGCACCTTCCTTGGCCCAACTCTCTCTGTACCAATGATGATGTTCGCTGGCTTCGGAGTGACTTTACGTGACCTTCCACCATACCTTTACTGGGGATCCTACGTGTCCTACTTACGATACGGCCTCGAGGGCTACATCAGCGCCATTTACGGCCTCAACAGACAGACTCTAGCCTGTGATGAGGCTGAATACTGTCATTATAAGTGAGTGTTGTTGACTTATACAGTGGTCAATGCTGTTAGttgttcaataaaataaataagtgaaaGGTCGTTATCAATCATGAGATTTCCAATTAGTATAAGTTTTGATTTGGAAAATCTTCGCTGTTCGTTTAAGTTGCGTTCAAAATTTATCGATTGTATCTGTTGGACATGTTCGTTCTTCCCATCCGTTTTCGTTTAGTTTCATATACACTGACGATACAGTTATAAATCGTTACTTTTCTATTACGACACCTACTCGATTATGTATTCATTGTGTCTTTGATCATTCCAatcgaattatttttttggtagGTGAATAATCCTGAGTTAACACACAGacttgtaaaaatttaaaattaatataattaagtctTTAATTAACGTcagtacatttaaataaaacaaacagataTAAACACGAATGGACATTATCAACATAACCCGAGGTTAAAATTTCAGTAATCTTGGTCTCTCGTCGTTAAATAATGACCGTAgtaataagtaagtaataagagttttttttatttttcagacaCCCCAAGGTGTTCCTCAAGGATGTAGCAATGGACCCAAATATGTTTTGGTGGGACACCGCCGCTCTCACAACCATACTTCTAGTACTGCGTACCGCAGCGTTCCTTCTCCTTAGGTGGAAACTTAGCGCCGTGCGAtaagaatacttttaatttaagccTTTGAAGACCTAGGTTCGATTACCAGCATAATAAATTGCAGATTGCGCATTTCGACCTATAGACAAAAACAGGCCCCAGGGTGCtcatttaagttatttaattttaaacaagacTGTGAAAGCAACATTGTTTCAACGTTACTTAAATTAGTTAAACATCTTATATTAAATCCATATATATTCAACGTCATATTGATGTAATCTTGCTAACAGTTAGACGTGCCACTTGTATTAGCTACGAGGCAGGTTTTTCTATATGAAATGCGCTTTCCATAAAATTGACGGATCGTATAGAGTACGACTGATATTTCGTTATAGAACCTCACAAATTAGTTGTTAATTGTTTCACAGATGCCTGTGATGCTTATTAAGTAGTTTAATTTAGAATTGAGACTTGGCCGAACTATGACTCttatgtcaaaatatttatattatatttttttgacatcAGGTACTCAGCTCTAAGTCTAGATTCAAAATCTTAATCTTAAAGACACAAGCTCGAGTTATACTCGCCCGTCTCACTAAAGAATTTTAATCGCTTTTTAAcaagttgtttaaaaaaatcacattcACTCAATAATGAACGaatttctaattttaatttcgtaaTTCCAGATTTCGCACAAACAAATTTTTTTAGCTTAAAATTATAGTACCTTTGTTAAGCAATTAAATCAAACTTGTATAACGGACAATTTGAAATTTGAGtgcaaataatttgtatctgTTAAAGGTGAAAACTAAGTACCtttgtgtataatgttttGTACCTGGCCTTAGGCCTTACGCACGTTTTAGCTAAAGAATCAAAGGCAAAGCTCAAAGCTCCAAGTCATTGTTCAGCAGCGCGGcatacaaaacaaaagtagCCATGAAGATTCATTGATGAGCCAATCTTCGGAAGGTAATGACgctatataatgtttttatcttcctagccgtgtctcttttttgttattaccTCTTTCGTGAGACGAAAGGTTTGGGGTCCAAAGTGCTACAAGATTgccatttaatttaatcataagtttaactttaaaatgtgGTAATGCGACTGTGATAATGCGTTCGAGagttttaaaatcgattttttgaagtgaaattcataaaaaaacaaagatgtttttaattttaattgtatttgtcactaaattagattttaaatagttatataaccataaacatatttaaaataatcagaaCAATAAATGGCTTATAATGTCGACAAAGAGAGCAGGACAAAAATACgccatttaaagaaaatctaaACTGCAGCAAACAAATGTGATGtgtgttttatatgtataattctGTATTCATTCAAGAGAATATAGTTGTTGATGTCAATTTAATACAGTTACGATGATGTACCTACAATATAGTAGGATTTttgtacacaaacattttgttatacTATTTAGATTAGTGACTTAGCTTTAAACTATAAGTTATGATTTAGCAATAAAGACCGAGGTTCTCTcgaaaagtgtattttttaataaaaatatattttttaccttttaactttttttattattaacaggtTACATACCAACACTACCAGAATCTATCCCATAGACCGAACGTATCTTAAAACAAGATTCTAAATCGATTTACGATACGGATTCTATTGTGCTTTCGTCTATTCCTAAATACACCACAGCGCTTCCAATGTTCTACAAATATCGATCGTGACATTTATctattatcaaaaaattattaggaaaatataaagccttttttattttactgtcAGAATCATTCATCTTTTTTAGAGAATTTTACAATAGctgttcgcgctaaatctGTATCAATCAAAGAAcgatgacaattgtcgatttgactttgacacacgaaccggagatggtaggtggtgtcctggcgtaatggcgcaagagagttaaattttaaccgctgtcgcgtgcgaactaaatatataccaaataccgtatagcatttacttatttttgattcatcattgaaggatctagtgtttggagtgagatacgccaccgttgatggtaagtgctagttttagtcttatcgattattggattcctttttttattatactgacacgcgacagtcgaaccagcgcatattatttcaccgagggaagggagcatcctggatgtagcttccggatacccaggcccacacaaTAGCAATTTGGAAACCATTGTGGTTCTTAAACCACAGTGATAGAAACATATATGATAATTTTCCTCATCTTGTTTATCATCTCCCGCCGCGGTGGCGGAATggagttttattttcaaaactcACGAGATCGAAGTTTTTTACGGTTACGCTGCCGTCGCGGTTGCGATTATCGCTCGCAAACTTGGCGGTTGATCATTGCACGCTGTTGCGTTATACTTACTTTACAgaagaattaaaaaagaagGCCTAAATTTCTGGGTGCATCCAGTGATTTCGGAAAGAGATCGTTATGGATTATTTGTTACTCTTATTAATGAGTTAAAGAAGGATGAAGAAaagttctttaattattttcgaatGTCCGTATCTAGTTATTTAGAACTTTTAAGAAAGACAGAAACTACTCTTCAAAAACAACATATCGCCCGCCAACCGATCGAAAAGAGCGCGCCCGCCTTTTGTTTTGCCGCCGTGCTTTAaacttttacataaatatctgTATTTAGGCTGCGGGCCCGCAACCACGGGCGCTGGTGAAAACCGCTTCGTGAGTCCATAGCGAAGCTGTTTAATAAATGACCGGATTGTGCATATACTCGccgcggtggtgcgcggcggcGTGtcgtgacgtgtcgatcgcgtgattggtaaatcagttgacgtaaGTACACTGGGGAGCATGAAAAGTGATCATGTGGTAGATTTAGTTACCGACCAATTCGCTATTTATGCTGACGATGATAGTGAGTCCGAGGATGGTGATGAAAAAGACAGTGATGACGATGAGCATATTGATAACTCCATCTCCCCTGAACCTAGAACAAGCACTGGCTCTGTTAATGACCTAATagaaggaatattttttttagatgatgattaaattatttaaatattttttccacaaTCATTCAATCATCACAGAGAGGAGGCCTGTGCCCAACAGTGGGACATATATAGGCTGGattgtattattaatcaatacataaataaatatattctttaatttttttcctggTATGGCTTGAATCGTACTTGGCCAGTTTTCAATTCTTGTTATCATATTTTAGAAGGtagtaaaaattacatttaacaacTCACAATAATATCTGATATACACTAACaatctacaaaaattaaaactaactatttttaaaagctttctACGTAAgtacagttaaataaaatagtaagaCACTTTTTTTGCTCGTATGTGTAccatgcgcaaactttcccgcactcccttgtttaatgctcaagaagtttgccggtatctgtaataaatgttttaacgtTCTCTCACCATAAACGTGCTTGCGAAGTACAAAGCTGACATTTTGACACCTtgccataaaaaaacaaaagcattTGATAAAGTGACGTTGGATAAGACTACTTATTGGTGTATTCCTTGTGACGTTAGATGTCGCAAAATTGCCAATTACAATCATTAACATATGCTCGATCAATAGTACTCAATGAAAATGCAAAACATCGCCGATTTTATGTGTAGATTTCATACGATTTGGTAGATATATTGTCATATacgattatataataataaaaaaataatataatatttattggtgattgaaatacatttaattataatataagaattatttttaagactaaataacaatataatatttataacgtaaataaatttcactAAAATGCATCATGCATTAGAATGTTATATTCCTCAGattcaaatacaattaaaataataaaaattacaatcttATTAAACGAGATAATACTAGGAAACAATCAACAAAACTTTTTTGCCTCGTTTTTCATATCCGTTATCTTTCCCCACACGATGTCAACTAAACACCACTGTAGTGTATAGAAGAAGTAGAGTTCCATATATGACATAAGTATGAGTAACCACACTTGGTACCTATTGAACATGTTTAAAACTGCATAAACTACAATACCATTTGCGTAACTCACTGCAACCCTGCAACAATAgatcttttaaattactatataatatgacattctgtatattatggtttagaatattattatagtttattcaTGACATAGGCATATAGCAGTTGTGTTGTCTattcttgtaatatttttttatagaacaatgggcaggaggatcacctaatgttttaatgtattaaaactttacattaaaatttaaataaataattaggcATGCAACAGGCAGCCTTGTC from Pieris brassicae chromosome 2, ilPieBrab1.1, whole genome shotgun sequence includes:
- the LOC123718443 gene encoding ATP-binding cassette subfamily G member 4 is translated as MMLAGVQIVENQSVSYKSEGTENMEGDGRSSLSTPSIPSHSSKCPTPSQEPRGLSRVPNREPVDIQFNNITCTVSLGINKGTKEILHSVNGRLRPKQLIAIMGPSGAGKSTLLDVLSGYRISGVGGSIFINGRDRNMKRFKKMSCYIQQDDRLQGLLTVSENMALAADLKLPTKLDKYEKGEVIEDILTNLGLYEHMHTRGAQLSGGQRKRLSIALELINNPLVMFLDEPTTGLDSSSCTQVVQLCQSLAHQGRTIVCTVHQPSASLFAVFDAVYVLASGHCLYQGTTKNLVPYVEEAGIPCPIYHNPADYVIEIASGEYGEDKLELLTTKIDNGKALNWFDGHETLPTMESLRKLYPLSAMKELDESSGSEETSQANQRSVLIRRGFLKAKRDATMTHLRIMVNVVVGIMLGTLFINAGNEGSRVLDNYNLLFAILMHHMMSPMMLTILTFPSEMSILLKEHFNRWYSLGSYYVSVTIVDLPISIFSCAIFSVIVYIMSSQPLEITRFAMFFTISLLTVLVAQSFGLMVGAVFNVVNGTFLGPTLSVPMMMFAGFGVTLRDLPPYLYWGSYVSYLRYGLEGYISAIYGLNRQTLACDEAEYCHYKHPKVFLKDVAMDPNMFWWDTAALTTILLVLRTAAFLLLRWKLSAVR